From a region of the Daphnia pulicaria isolate SC F1-1A chromosome 1, SC_F0-13Bv2, whole genome shotgun sequence genome:
- the LOC124330239 gene encoding proteasome subunit beta type-7-like — protein sequence MASTKVVNIPKGGFSFENCQRNNFMSNQGFPAPKAVKTGTTIAGFIFKDGVILGADTRATEGNIVADKNCFKLHYMAPNIYCAGAGTAADLEMTTLQMSSQLELHRLNTGRQVKVATANRLLKQMLFRYQGHIGAALVLGGIDSSGPHVCCIYPHGSTDSLPFVAMGSGSLAAMAFLESGWKPDMELAEAKMLMRNAICGGIFNDLMSGSHVDLCIITREKAEMIRPFEVANVKGERQGSYRYPRGCTATLSTRVIPIEIESTVVRPVGEESMDTA from the exons ATGGCGTCTACAAAGGTGGTAAATATTCCGAAAGGaggattttcttttgaaaattgtcAAAG AAACAATTTCATGTCCAACCAAGGCTTTCCAGCACCcaaagctgtcaaaacagGAACAACCATTGctggttttattttcaaggatGGAGTCATTCTTGGTGCCGACACAAGGGCCACAGAGGGAAATATTGTTGCAGACAAAAACTGCTTCAAACTTCACTACATGGCACCCAACATTTA TTGCGCTGGTGCTGGAACTGCAGCTGATCTGGAGATGACTACTTTGCAGATGTCTTCCCAGTTAGAACTCCATCGTCTGAACACTGGACGCCAGGTTAAGGTTGCAACAGCCAATCGCTTGCTCAAGCAGATGCTTTTCCGTTACCAG GGACACATTGGAGCTGCTTTGGTTCTCGGAGGCATTGACAGTTCAGGACCCCATGTCTGCTGCATTTACCCACACGGTTCGACTGACTCTTTGCCTTTCGTAGCCATGGGTTCCGGTTCGTTGGCCGCTATGGCTTTCTTGGAATCGGGTTGGAAGCCCGACATGGAATTGGCTGAAGCCAAAATGCTGATGAGGAACGCCATTTGCGGTGGTATCTTCAACGATTTGATGTCTGGCAGTCACGTCGACTTGTGTATCATTACTCGCGAGAAAGCCGAGATGATTCGACCGTTTGAAGTGGCCAACGTTAAAGGTGAACGCCAAGGCTCGTACCGTTATCCTCGCGGGTGCACGGCTACCCTCTCAACTCGGGTCATCCCCATCGAAATCGAATCCACTGTCGTGCGTCCAGTTGGCGAAGAAAGCATGGACACGGCTTAA
- the LOC124315303 gene encoding YTH domain-containing protein 1-like, with product MNVNTHQYLKTTSGGQCAQVEGKSSVHVEWATVSDGWADLRSNYSLAGNYEGVYEGIGPSREDEGQEYEIEEDSEDTIEIEDTEETEPAIPENQEQESEEKESEEISEEQERQNED from the exons ATGAACGTCAACACTCACCAATATTTGAAGACAACTAGTGGAG GACAATGTGCTCAAGTAGAAGGAAAATCGAGTGTACACGTCGAATGGGCAACCGTAAGTGACGGTTGGGCCGATTTAAGAAGCAATTATTCATTAGCCGGGAATTACGAAGGAGTTTACGAAGGTATCGGACCTTCAAGAGAAGATGAAGGGCAAGAATATGAGATAGAAGAAGATTCCGAAGACACAATAGAAATTGAAGATACAGAAGAAACGGAACCAGCCATACCGGAAAACCAGGAACAGGaaagtgaagaaaaagaatccgaAGAGATTTCTGAAGAACAAGAACGTCAGAATGAAGATTAG
- the LOC124326063 gene encoding 39S ribosomal protein L53, mitochondrial-like, whose amino-acid sequence MSIPFSGGFTRSAGIYSAIGKQLKSVSLKPVKQVVFKFDPFRPNVKTIRDCMFLLSSAKVVNTNPRCIVKTEIADNCEPTISVTLDIGKNLLFKTENLNTLEVLQQFNKIVVPLLPKEEEVGKIAGKIAAGAAGKAGGKAGGKSKPTRK is encoded by the exons ATGTCTATTCCATTTTCTGGAGGATTCACTAGATCTGCTGGGATTTATTCAGCTATTGGAAAGCAACTGAAAAGTGTTAGTTTGAAACCTGTAAAGCAAGTAGTATTCAAATTTGATCCTTTCCGACCAAACGTAAAGACCATAAG AGATTGCATGTTCCTTCTCTCTTCAGCAAAAGTTGTGAACACCAATCCTCGTTGCATCGTCAAGACAGAAATAGCAGATAACTGTGAACCAACAATATCAGTCACACTTG ATATAGGCAAGAATCTTTTGttcaaaacagaaaatctTAATACCCTTGAAGTCCTTCAACAGTTTAACAAAATTGTGGTACCTTTACTtccaaaggaagaagaagtaggGAAAATAGCTGGTAAAATTGCTGCGGGTGCAGCAGGAAAGGCAGGAGGAAAAGCAGGAGGAAAATCTAAACCAACTAGAAAATGA